A window from Cyprinus carpio isolate SPL01 unplaced genomic scaffold, ASM1834038v1 S000006753, whole genome shotgun sequence encodes these proteins:
- the LOC109088085 gene encoding cytochrome P450 2J6, translated as MVLTSILEILDFRGLLLFVVAFLLVADYVKNRNPPNYPRSPFSLPLLGNVFNIDSKNPHVYLTKLGHAYNNIFSLRLGRDKVVFITGYKLVKEALVTQAENFADRPYSPVQWRVYSGNAGLFFSNGEMWKKQRRFALSTLRNLGLGKKTVELAICEESRFLLDEIDKQKGGVFDPTILFNNAVSNIICQMVFGQRFDYANHQFRTMLKYISKSIQLEGSVWGQLYEAFPVIMKHLPGPHNDIFSNYKLLQDFVKEVVVKHKAELDPSEPRDYIDSFLIEMMKKPHETTDGFDEENIVPCVLDLFLAGTETTSTALCWGLIYLITYPEVQEKVQEEIDRVTGRSKEPRIADKANMPYTEAVIHEILRFGEIVPMNGLRVADNDTTLGECFIPKGTAILPILHSVLFDENEWETPYEFNPGHFLDKEGRFVRRDAFMPFSAGKRVCLGEQLARMELFLFFVSLLGKFRFSAAEGEKLSLDGVIGVTRTPHPFKIHATAR; from the exons ATGGTGCTAACCTCAATTCTCGAGATTCTTGATTTTAGAGGACTACTGCTCTTCGTAGTGGCATTTCTCTTGGTTGCAGACTATGTGAAGAACAGAAACCCACCGAATTACCCACGCAGCCCTTTCTCTCTTCCGCTTCTAGGAAATGTCTTCAACATTGACTCAAAGAATCCGCATGTATATCTGACAAAG CTAGGCCATGCCTACAACAATATATTCAGTCTGCGATTAGGAAGAGACAAAGTGGTCTTCATCACTGGTTATAAACTGGTGAAGGAGGCCCTGGTGACTCAAGCTGAAAACTTTGCGGATCGGCCCTACAGTCCAGTGCAATGGCGAGTCTACTCAGGCAATG CTGGACTCTTCTTCAGTAATGGTGAAATGTGGAAGAAGCAACGACGTTTTGCCTTGTCAACACTGAGGAACTTAGGGTTGGGAAAGAAAACAGTGGAGCTGGCCATCTGTGAAGAGAGCCGCTTCTTGCTTGATGAGATTGACAAACAGAAAG GAGGTGTTTTTGACCCGACAATCCTGTTCAACAATGCTGTTTCCAATATCATCTGTCAAATGGTGTTCGGCCAGAGATTTGATTATGCAAACCACCAATTCAGGACAATGCTAAAATACATATCTAAAAGCATTCAATTAGAGGGGTCCGTTTGGGGCcag CTCTATGAAGCATTTCCAGTCATTATGAAGCATCTTCCTGGGCCACACAATGACATATTCAGTAACTACAAATTATTGCAAGACTTCGTTAAAGAGGTTGTTGTCAAACACAAGGCCGAACTGGATCCCTCAGAGCCTCGGGACTATATCGACAGCTTCCTAATTGAGATGATGAAG AAGCCACATGAAACAACAGATGGTTTTGATGAAGAGAACATCGTTCCATGTGTTCTAGACCTGTTTCTGGCTGGGACTGAAACTACATCCACCGCATTATGTTGGGGTCTCATATACCTCATCACTTACCCAGAAGTACAAG AAAAAGTTCAGGAGGAGATAGACAGAGTGACTGGACGCTCAAAGGAGCCGAGAATAGCCGACAAGGCCAACATGCCCTACACTGAGGCTGTCATCCATGAGATCCTGAGATTCGGAGAAATTGTACCAATGAATGGCTTGCGGGTGGCTGACAATGACACAACCCTTGGAGAGTGCTTCATCCCAAAG GGTACAGCAATTTTACCCATACTGCACTCTGTTCTCTTTGATGAGAATGAATGGGAGACACCCTACGAGTTCAATCCTGGGCACTTTTTAGACAAAGAGGGCAGGTTTGTGAGGCGGGACGCATTCATGCCCTTTTCTGCAG gaAAGAGGGTCTGTTTGGGGGAGCAGCTCGCGAGAATGGAACTCTTCCTTTTCTTTGTCAGTTTGCTCGGAAAATTTCGATTTTCAGCAGCAGAGGGTGAGAAACTCAGTCTTGATGGAGTGATAGGAGTAACGCGCACCCCACACCCCTTCAAGATCCATGCAACGGCACGCTGA
- the LOC109112722 gene encoding cytochrome P450 2J4-like: protein MEQLHLYEWIDIKSILIFSCVFLLLSDYFRNKAPKNFPPGPWSLPIIGDIHHIDNSRIHLQFSEFAEKYGKIFSLRILGPRIVVLDGYKLVKEVYLQQRDNLADRPLLPLFYDIIGDKGLIAASGYKWKQQRRFALSTLRNFGLGKKSLEPSISLECCFLNEAISNEQGRPFDPHLLLNNAVSNVICVLVFGNRFEYSDNDFQNLLKNISEAVYLEGGFCAQLYNMFPWLLRLVPGPHKKVIILWQKVIDFVREKVNAHRVDYDPSNPRDYIDCFLAEMEKLEDDTASGFDVENLCICTLDLFVAGTETTSTTLYWGLLYMIKYPEIQAKVQEEIDCVVGGSQQPSLSDRDNMPYTNAVIHEIQRIGNIVPLNLARATVEDTQIGKYSIPKGTIVTGYLTSVLFDESEWETPYSFNPGHFLDVEGKFRRRDAFLPFSLGKRVCPGEQLARMELFLFFSSLLQRFTFSSPAGVEPSN from the exons ATGGAGCAGTTGCACCTTTACGAGTGGATCGATATCAAGAGTATTTTGATATTttcgtgtgtgtttttattgctgAGTGATTATTTCAGAAACAAAGCGCCGAAGAACTTTCCTCCTGGACCATGGTCTTTGCCGATTATAGGAGACATTCATCACATCGACAATAGTAGGATTCATCTTCAGTTCTCAGAG TTTGCAGAAAAATATGGCAAGATTTTCAGCCTTAGAATTCTTGGACCAAGAATTGTTGTGTTGGATGGATATAAACTCGTGAAGGAGGTGTATTTACAACAAAGGGACAACCTCGCTGATCGACCCTTGTTACCTTTATTTTATGATATCATTGGAGACAAAG GTTTAATTGCTGCCAGTGGGTATAAGTGGAAGCAACAGAGAAGATTTGCACTCTCAACTCTTCGGAACTTCGGATTGGGAAAGAAAAGCCTGGAGCCATCCATCAGTCTTGAATGTTGCTTTCTGAATGAGGCCATTTCAAATGAGCAAG GTCGACCGTTTGACCCTCATTTACTGCTGAACAACGCTGTCTCAAATGTgatctgtgtgcttgtgtttggtAATCGATTTGAGTACAGTGACAATGACTTCCAGAATCTGTTGAAGAACATCAGTGAGGCTGTGTATCTGGAAGGAGGCTTCTGTGCTcaa CTGTATAACATGTTCCCATGGCTCTTGCGGCTAGTGCCTGGACCACACAAGAAAGttattattctgtggcagaagGTGATTGACTTCGTTCGAGAGAAGGTGAATGCACACAGAGTGGATTATGATCCATCAAATCCTCGAGACTACATTGACTGCTTCCTTGCTGAGATGGAAAAA CTTGAAGACGACACAGCCTCTGGGTTTGATGTGGAGAACTTGTGCATCTGTACTCTGGATCTGTTTGTAGCTGGAACTGAGACCACCTCCACTACTCTGTACTGGGGTCTTCTCTACATGATAAAATATCCTGAGATACAGG CCAAAGTTCAGGAGGAGATTGATTGTGTTGTGGGAGGGTCACAACAGCCATCTTTATCAGACAGAGACAACATGCCCTACACCAATGCTGTCATTCATGAGATACAGAGGATTGGAAATATTGTCCCATTAAATTTGGCCCGGGCTACTGTGGAAGACACTCAGATAGGAAAATACTCTATTCCAAAG GGCACAATAGTGACCGGCTATTTGACATCAGTGCTGTTTGATGAGTCCGAGTGGGAGACCCCTTACTCTTTTAACCCGGGTCACTTCCTGGATGTTGAGGGCAAATTCAGGAGAAGAGATGCATTTTTACCTTTTTCTCTAG GAAAGAGAGTGTGTCCTGGGGAGCAACTGGCACGGATGGAGCTGTTCCTCTTTTTCTCCTCTCTGCTGCAGCGCTTCACTTTCTCTTCACCAGCCGGTGTGGAGCccagcaattaa